AGAAATGACTTCACTCGAACTCGCTTAACTCACAGCCTTGAAGTTTCCTGTGTCGGACGTTCGCTAGGCAGGAAAGCCAATGCTTATTTACTAAATGAAGATTTACTTCCTGACTCTCAAATAAACATTGGTACAATCGTTGCGTCAGCATGTCTGGTCCATGATATCGGTAACCCACCATTTGGCCATTCTGGTGAATCGGCAATACAGTTATGGGCAGAAAAAAACCTCGATAGAATTAATTCAATTACTAACCCACAGGAAAAACGCGACTTTTTAAAATTTGAAGGAAATGCACAAGGGCTAAGGGTAATTACTCGAATCCAGACTAATCGCCGTCTAGGTGGTTTGCAGCTCACACTTGCCACAATTGGTTCAATGATGAAATACCCCTGTGGGTCACTGATCGAAAACCAGCCACCAGATGAAAGCCGTGTTGAACAGAAGAAATTTGGTTTCTTCCTTGATGATGCAGACCAGATAAGTAAGGCGCTACGCAAGTTGGGAATGATTGAATATAAACAAAATGCTTTCCGAAGACATCCATTATCGTTTCTTGTAGAAGCTGCAGATGATATTTGTTATGCCATTGTTGATCTCGAAGACTCTGTTGACCAGAATATTATTGACGTCAAAGCTGCATGTACTTTATTAGAACCATTGGCCCAAAAAATTGAAAATTATAGGGATAAAGGTTACCAGAATAAAGACAGATTACATTGGCTTCGAACATATGCAATGCAAGCATTAATCAACGAATGTCATAGAGTCTTTACATATAATATGAAAGAGATCTTAGAAGGTTCATTTTCTAACAGTTTGATCAATGTTTCTTGCGTTCGAAGTCTATACAGTGACATCCAGGATAGAGTCAAGCAAACAGCTTATAAAAACCCTCGAGTGCTGACTGTTGAAATTGCAGGACTACAAGTAATTGGTGGTCTTTTAGATATTTTTGTGCCTGCCATTCTTCAACCAGAAAAGAAAGAACATCAGAAGCTCCTTGAATTTATTTCTGATTCCTATTTAGGGTACGACAGAGAGACTCACGCAACAGTAGAAAAAGCCTTGAGTAAATTCTCTCCCTATCAGCGTTTACTTAAGATCACTGACTATATTTCTGGAATGACTGATAGCTTTGCAGTAGATTTATATCAAAAGCTCTCTGGAATCAAACTTCCTGAATGATAAATAATCATTTTTTTAATTCTCATGCATGAGTTCTCTCTTATGCCTTATCCATTACTTCCATCTCTCTGACATTCCCCCATCCTCACCTTGCCCCAGCCGTGCCGATTCGTATCTTAACCCAGGTCCAGGCCCAGTAGTTTGTCGATGCGTTCGCGGGCGGTTATTTGTTCGTGCACTGTTGCGTTTGGATCTCTGAGGATGCTGCGGTAGAAGACGTAGGCTTCGGCGCGGAGATCGGGTTTGTCTTTGTTTAAGGCTTGCTGGAACTGGTGCCGGTTTTGGGCTCTGTTGCGTTTTCTCTTGCGGCGGCGGTATTCGGCGGCCAGGGCGAGTTTCCATTCGGTGCTGCTGAGTGGTTTATTTTGACGCAATAGCTTGAGTAGCCGGGCTTGTTTGAGCTCTCTCAGACTGGGGATTTGAAATCGGGGTTTTGACATGAATTCGTACATCAATCTTTTGCCTTTCTGTTTCGTTTGCTTCTGGAAACGGGTTGCGTACTCGATGCATCTTGGGAAAGGGCGCGCGCGGGTCAATGGGGATGCGAAAAAAAGATCGCTTGTGATAGACCATGATCACACAGTGATTCTCTATGAAGCGCTGCGAAGACTCGCGAAGTGGAACGATGCGATAGGGAACATCGCGAAGCAGTCGCAGCAGTTTTGGAGAAATGTGGCTCTACACAGGGACTTTGATAGTGCGAATTTCGACAGGCTGCGACGTGTTTACCGGTGCAAATCCTGTTTGCTCGCGCGCGCGACGTTATCTCCGCATCTTTCGAATCGGCGCGTTCCTGTCAAGAGGCGTTTTGCCACTACAAAACAGGGACCATTCGCGAACGACTCACAAAACAAATCGCCGGTCTCAGGCTCGTTGGTGCGACAAAGCCGATCAGGCTGCAGCGCGCTGTTCAGCCGGTTGTTTGTCCTGCTGATCGGCGGCGAACTGCTGACATTCCTGAACCACGTTCGCGACGAACTGCTTCGCGGTCAGGTGCTCTTTCAAGTAGCTGGTCACTTTGGCCAAACGCGACGAGAAGTAATACGGGCGCAAATGATAACGCAGCGGCGTCGCTC
This window of the Gimesia fumaroli genome carries:
- a CDS encoding deoxyguanosinetriphosphate triphosphohydrolase, with product MVMTWDNLLSVERFGRTEPPGIEDDQREEFDRDHDRIMFSSAFRRLQDKTQVFPLSRNDFTRTRLTHSLEVSCVGRSLGRKANAYLLNEDLLPDSQINIGTIVASACLVHDIGNPPFGHSGESAIQLWAEKNLDRINSITNPQEKRDFLKFEGNAQGLRVITRIQTNRRLGGLQLTLATIGSMMKYPCGSLIENQPPDESRVEQKKFGFFLDDADQISKALRKLGMIEYKQNAFRRHPLSFLVEAADDICYAIVDLEDSVDQNIIDVKAACTLLEPLAQKIENYRDKGYQNKDRLHWLRTYAMQALINECHRVFTYNMKEILEGSFSNSLINVSCVRSLYSDIQDRVKQTAYKNPRVLTVEIAGLQVIGGLLDIFVPAILQPEKKEHQKLLEFISDSYLGYDRETHATVEKALSKFSPYQRLLKITDYISGMTDSFAVDLYQKLSGIKLPE